The following are from one region of the Capsicum annuum cultivar UCD-10X-F1 chromosome 1, UCD10Xv1.1, whole genome shotgun sequence genome:
- the LOC107870780 gene encoding uncharacterized mitochondrial protein AtMg00810-like, whose protein sequence is MNPSAHFTHRAPIPLTQNWFSDSGATHHIAPDLSGSHMLRNIKDRINFMLVMDKMILYSQSQYIHGILIKAGMLQCKPLSTSMATNVKFHKNGSPIFDDPSLYRQVVGDLQYITLTRPDISFVVNKAFTDFDWADNIDNHKSTGGYAIYFGPDLISWSSRKQRMVARSSTESEYKALTDAAAKLTWSQSLMFDLGLQLSRAPIL, encoded by the exons ATGAACCCATCTGCTCATTTCACTCATCGTGCACCGATTCCATTGACTCAAAATTGGTTTTCGGACTCAGGTGCCACCCATCATATTGCACCAGATCTCTCCGGCTCACACATGTTAAGGAATATAAAGGATCGAATCAACTTCATGTTGGTAATGGACAAG atgatattgTACTCACAG TCTCAATATATCCATGGTATACTCATTAAAGCTGGGATGCTTCAGTGTAAACCTCTCAGTACTTCCATGGCCACCAATGTCAAGTTCCATAAGAATGGCAGTCCAATTTTCGATGACCCAAGTCTTTACAGGCAGGTGGTTGGTGATCTTCAGTATATCACTCTCACGAGACCAGATATATCATTTGTGGTGAACAAA GCATTCACTGACTTTGATTGGGCTGACAACATAGATAATCATAAATCTACTGGTGGCTATGCAATCTACTTTGGTCCAGATCTGATCTCATGGTCCTCCCGTAAACAACGAATGGTGGCACGATCATCTACAGAGTCTGAGTACAAAGCTTTAACAGATGCTGCTGCAAAATTAACATGGTCTCAGTCACTAATGTTCGATCTTGGTCTTCAACTATCCCGTGCTCCTATCCTTTGA
- the LOC107870838 gene encoding alcohol acyl transferase 1 allele GSb-like: protein MEGIDPAKVIKDALSKTLVFYYPLAGRLIEGPNGKLMVNCNGEGIFCTEAYADVELEMLGESIKPPRPYLEDLLYNVPGSDRIIHCPLMLIQ, encoded by the exons ATGGAAGGGATAGATCCTGCTAAGGTGATTAAAGATGCATTATCCAAAACACTAGTGTTTTACTATCCATTAGCTGGTAGGCTAATTGAAGGGCCTAATGGAAAGCTTATGGTGAATTGTAATGGTGAAGGGATATTCTGTACAGAAGCCTATGCAGACGTGGAACTTGAGATGCTAGGAGAATCAATAAAACCTCCACGTCCATACTTGGAGGATCTTTTGTACAATGTACCAGGTTCTGATAGGATCATTCATTGTCCTCTTATGTTGATTCAG TAA